A window of the Schistocerca nitens isolate TAMUIC-IGC-003100 chromosome 5, iqSchNite1.1, whole genome shotgun sequence genome harbors these coding sequences:
- the LOC126260816 gene encoding uncharacterized protein LOC126260816, whose protein sequence is MTTVVKTLINKMLGVEEFVPLSYCPIVKCYAVLKSIHLEGTGPIPDVVVCTDTGQIVEFLEKRVVGIFDSENTNVEYITPFIKYTPPRLYYILKSADSVIVISRTGRLQLYTTFKNVYKIQVSDFKGTGTPQLGIWQKIELGNSEPSVVTDFSEETVEQDASTSSEFYNLCSSMLQELAIKVKEAQVRLKEKQQFRTKLYYIASNTNFAEESETETSLVSQVGQKCGYVDSKNHELDTLVVTNTWHYVHNDKWIVGACVNNTSERCITDINLVFSNSWKQPVTYSSFVMNFEIRKVETQPGKLLKLSKPVNPMNQWKRISELPAHEQACIAGVLPLPKFVEQKKFEISGTIKYSVKDLPSVDYQTTLPNYQLNVLDVVSGNLAPFSCSSGKDLDTLAVRLASEHVSLVLSNCCAEVKKTIVKDLSFEEKSHGILWNSGKHNSELHGTMLLVSGTVGQTTYLHVYARDVSQVILLVHCLYSVLTVHTTIELLIPKGTIKPMALWEALCSEMDYLIKNICSWGRQKEDSSEGNYKIIIDRQAYTEFMSKLSVLEQSTDACHQKLLAAMKT, encoded by the coding sequence ATGACAACCGTCGTTAAAACACTCATAAACAAAATGTTAGGTGTTGAGGAGTTTGTACCATTGTCATATTGCCCTATAGTTAAATGTTATGCAGTACTGAAAAGTATTCATTTAGAGGGTACTGGACCAATACCCGATGTTGTTGTGTGTACAGACACTGGACAAATCGTTGAATTTTTAGAAAAACGTGTTGTTGGAATCTTTGACTCTGAAAATACCAACGTAGAATACATAACGCCTTTTATAAAATACACACCTCCTCGTTTGTATTATATATTGAAATCAGCTGATAGTGTCATCGTAatttcaagaacaggaagacttcaGCTGTACACAACATTTAAGAATGTTTATAAGATACAAGTGAGTGATTTTAAGGGTACTGGCACTCCACAGTTGGGGATATGGCAGAAAATTGAATTAGGAAACAGTGAACCCTCAGTGGTGACAGACTTTTCGGAAGAGACTGTTGAGCAAGATGCGTCCACATCCAGTGAATTTTATAATTTATGTAGCAGCATGCTTCAGGAATTGGCCATAAAAGTCAAAGAAGCACAAGTAAGGCTTAAGGAAAAGCAGCAGTTCAGAACAAAGTTGTATTACATTGCATCGAATACTAATTTTGCTGAGGAGTCTGAAACAGAAACAAGTCTGGTGTCTCAGGTGGGACAGAAATGTGGGTATGTAGACAGCAAAAACCATGAACTGGACACTTTGGTAGTTACAAACACTTGGCATTACGTTCATAATGACAAGTGGATTGTTGGTGCATGTGTCAACAACACCAGTGAAAGATGTATCACTGATATTAATTTGGTTTTCAGTAATAGTTGGAAGCAACCGGTAACATATAGCTCTTTTGTCATGAATTTTGAGATCAGAAAGGTTGAAACCCAACCTGGAAAACTTCTCAAATTAAGCAAGCCAGTGAATCCCATGAATCAGTGGAAAAGGATTTCTGAATTGCCAGCACATGAACAGGCCTGCATTGCAGGTGTTTTACCACTGCCGAAGTTTGTTGAACAGAAGAAATTTGAGATATCTGGAACCATAAAATATTCAGTGAAGGATCTACCATCAGTAGATTATCAAACTACTCTTCCTAATTACCAGTTGAATGTCTTAGATGTTGTTTCTGGTAATCTGGCTCCCTTTTCTTGCAGTAGTGGGAAGGATTTGGATACCCTAGCTGTGAGATTAGCCAGTGAACATGTGTCACTTGTCCTCAGTAACTGCTGTGCAGAGGTGAAGAAGACTATAGTGAAAGATCTCTCTTTTGAAGAAAAATCGCACGGTATTCTGTGGAACAGTGGTAAACATAATTCTGAACTTCATGGAACAATGTTGTTAGTAAGTGGGACAGTTGGTCAGACTACGTATCTTCATGTATATGCAAGAGATGTTTCCCAGGTCATCTTACTAGTGCACTGTTTGTATAGTGTGTTAACAGTGCATACAACAATTGAGCTGCTGATACCTAAGGGGACAATAAAACCTATGGCTTTGTGGGAAGCACTGTGTTCTGAGATGGATTATCTTATTAAAAATATCTGCAGTTGGGGGAGACAGAAAGAGGATAGTTCTGAAGGAAACTACAAGATTATAATAGACAGACAAGCTTACACAGAGTTTATGTCAAAACTATCTGTCCTGGAACAATCCACAGATGCATGTCATCAGAAACTTCTGGCAGCAATGAAAACATGA